The Denticeps clupeoides chromosome 5, fDenClu1.1, whole genome shotgun sequence genome includes a region encoding these proteins:
- the arhgap33 gene encoding rho GTPase-activating protein 32 isoform X3 codes for MKRERARSTDNLDSSGEPTTRSVGTTANLKGKMSKRLSVVKGHFPKLVDCAHFHYENVDFGSIELQFASEQNDASWTSGSAKDLVFLVQVSCQGKTWMVRRTYEEFRTLDAHLHQCIYDRRYSQLLPLPPRSELGDKAEIFTPLLSEYLSRLSMIVDNKLNCGPVLTWMEIDNHGNRFLLKEEASLNVPAIAAAHVIKRYTAQASDEISIEVGDILSVIDMPPKEDTTWWRGKHGFQVGFFPSECVELINEKLPQSVNAPAAKLECDPLSTKPSSAAGPSSPTSVSKKHGKLMGFLRTFMKSRPTKQKLKQRGILKERVFGCDLGEHLLNSGCDVPQVLMSCSEFIEKHGIVDGIYRHSGVSSNIQKLRHEFDSENVPDLTKDVYMQDIHCVGSLCKLYFRELPNPLLTYQLYDKFADCMGEMTEDERMVKVHDVIQQLPPPHYRTLEYLIRHLSHLATQSEETNMHVKNLAIVWAPNLLRSKEIEVVGFSGTDAFREVRIQSVVVEFLLTNVDVLFSDTFTSVGRFSAGRQSLTRPKSFVSTRLLSIEEAQARSQAPLMLQGAPLSLQGEFHTVLDLPAERRKRGLKVRKSAGGSWKTFFAIGKQAGSSRRKPMRISSLFQPAISHAGCRVDNVTLRSAKSEESLSSQHSGAGQSKVQRLRRPRSSSDGLALAASVEPPLLPQRPPSRLPSSRSYDSLLPGDTPREHVDEDEDEEEEDEEGVYMLPDLSQDPASSWMAEDVIDFSPTFLEESGPVGLGNSVLPGGTESPPAATPPPYRCLSHQGQACSSSQRSVTEDPDSVLMQSEAAARRSLILAATAPPVQVVCHHRPSAIQSSSAQSAEANLSPSHSQTPSAAAPSSQPAPERRSFTRKVVHALSPKAPKSPPLDISDPIAISVPAKVLEMIGGRAGELQPNTHSGGATQPPQMISMLLRSCDFQLTESCQQEICSKLGPEAKIKVPGFLGPTGVPLPSQQPPPPPPKNPARLMALALTESANKALRQGPSPPYRPPQTRASDTAGAPFQRSLSADARELLSSDPNQLYSTVRPLSVWTNEATAAETDAEQEQDEKSPAAQDTGTLSSSASVSDSGASNSELSAGSSFGDGDQTPSPIYKNQNLPTPAQMRPPKSGLSDIPSQRKPPAYSRQFSAPHLQQQKLASQGSQSKPLAQPQSQLLHSKSEGSPLAQIHAFQPTRPKVPPKPLDPAPQRAPLSKTDRHDYMRRSLDAGRIRHLGNQQQGNPPLSRAFSERISGTSDALARYHAARLASQSMSAPLQLQIHPVIASSSDDQSKMENFYYEIGAPEHPQAAPPSYAHHSYLNMRLDQEGNYRPAPTESVSQRPHNRGHHYPHQFQNPGSSRAPQLWSSEATRAWAAAHSHSFSFSHSHSHHQHHPSLDGSPGLHGPARPQRQTSSSVRLSRSELHPIPANTGLGSSSAMVPLSVHQRSLHRSQHSPSSDLTASQLHPYFENGKVCYRYFEASTPDESLMNQHLSAKPLHFQQTQPSPPRAQKPLSKDQPEPIYVNFPIASPLGASGIAKSWVTSNLDEYSAQLSEPLAPPPEPPPEDKQESPCHTPEQERTESGLDSSGQNTTAPDTRSLDLPLSTSAASHFRSHSDPQNSNSAHSQSLTGKDIASLLIEKLAEDEQEGPSADTSSNSSSPQIDHPPNPYPSQQQHPTYNIYTRTPSRSHFEGQGSVKEGTGGFHRQDPLRRSSSGQYRQVFDVMPSGDQVLKFYRTQDFIPVSQGDGTTPNPYPPRPNYQEPPYSNRSPPDTHTVYPDAPHATTSPTAAFSNLAIRAPRRHGNLPSEFQYSQFPVQSSPQYQNAPRRDVVLDPSQRPPSVRNQRGLARQGSLPGPNWTIRTEGQTRSYC; via the exons atgaaacgtgagaga GCCCGGAGCACCGATAATCTGGATAGTTCCGGGGAGCCCACTACACGCTCGGTGGGCACCACTGCCAACTTGAAGGGGAAGATGAGCAAAAG GCTGTCTGTTGTGAAAGGCCACTTCCCCAAACTTGTTGACTGTGCCCACTTCCACTATGAGAATGTTGATTTTGGTTCCATTGAG TTGCAGTTCGCCAGTGAGCAGAACGATGCCAGCTGGACATCAGGCTCTGCCAAAGACCTGGTTTTCCTGGTGCAGGTGTCCTGCCAG GGTAAGACGTGGATGGTGCGCCGGACGTATGAGGAGTTTCGAACCCTGGACGCTCACCTGCACCAGTGCATCTACGACCGACGTTACTCACAGCTGCTTCCCCTGCCTCCACGCAGCGAGCTCGGAGACAAGGCTGAG ATCTTCACCCCTCTTCTGTCTGAGTACCTGAGCCGCCTCTCTATGATAGTTGACAACAAGTTGAACTGTGGACCTGTCCTTACATGGATGGAG ATTGACAACCATGGGAACAGGTTCCTGCTGAAAGAAGAGGCATCTCTCAATGTCCCTGCCATAGCTGCTGCTCACGTCATCAAGCGCTACACCGCCCAGGCCAGCGATGAGATCTCCATCGAG GTCGGGGACATTCTGTCTGTCATAGACATGCCACCAAAAGAGGACACCACCTGGTGGCGAGGAAAGCATGGCTTTCAG GTTGGCTTCTTTCCCAGTGAGTGTGTGGAGCTGATCAATGAGAAGCTGCCTCAGTCCGTCAACGCTCCAGCAGCGAAACTAG AGTGTGACCCGCTCAGCACTAAGCCTAGCAGTGCAGCTGGGCCCTCTTCTCCCACATCAG TGTCTAAGAAGCACGGCAAGCTGATGGGGTTTCTGCGCACGTTCATGAAGTCCAGGCCCACCAAGCAGAAGCTGAAACAGCGTGGCATCCTGAAGGAGCGAGTGTTTGGCTGCGACCTCGGGGAGCATCTGCTCAATTCTGGATGCGACG TTCCTCAGGTTCTCATGAGCTGCTCAGAGTTCATAGAGAAGCATGGCATTGTGGATGGGATTTACAGGCACTCTGGTGTGTCCTCCAATATCCAGAAGCTCAG gcATGAATTTGACAGTGAGAATGTTCCAGACCTGACTAAGGATGTGTATATGCAGGACATCCACTGCGTCGGCTCATTGTGCAAGCTCTACTTCCGAGAGCTGCCCAACCCCCTCCTGACCTATCAGCTGTATGACAAGTTTGCG GACTGCATGGGGGAGATGACCGAGGATGAGCGCATGGTCAAAGTTCACGATGTCATTCAGCAGCTTCCACCACCTCACTACAG gACGCTGGAATATCTCATCAGGCACTTGTCACATCTGGCCACCCAGAGTGAGGAAACCAACATGCATGTAAAGAACCTGGCAATAGTGTGGGCCCCCAATCTGCTCAG GTCAAAGGAGATAGAAGTTGTGGGGTTCAGTGGAACAGATGCTTTTCGGGAGGTGCGGATCCAGTCGGTTGTGGTTGAGTTTCTCCTAACCAATGTAGACGTTCTGTTCAGTGACACCTTCACCTCTGTGGGACGGTTTAGTGCAG GACGTCAGTCTTTAACCAGGCCCAAATCCTTTGTATCGACCCGACTGCTGTCCATTGAGGAGGCTCAGGCTCGGTCCCAAGCCCCACTCATGCTGCAGGGGGCGCCATTGTCCTTGCAGGGCGAGTTTCACACAGTGTTGGACTTGCCTGCGGAAAG GCGAAAGAGGGGATTGAAGGTGCGGAAGTCTGCTGGAGGAAGCTGGAAGACTTTCTTTGCTATTGGCAAGCAGGCAGGGTCCAGCCGCCGTAAACCCATGAGGATCAGTTCTCTGTTCCAGCCTGCTATCTCGCACGCCG GCTGCCGGGTGGATAATGTGACCTTGCGATCAGCTAAGAGTGAGGAATCGTTATCCTCCCAGCACAGTGGAGCAG GTCAGTCTAAGGTGCAGCGCCTGCGCAGGCCTCGCTCCAGCAGTGATGGTCTCGCTCTGGCAGCCTCTGTCGAGCCGCCATTGTTACCACAGCGCCCTCCCTCTCGCCTGCCCTCCAGCCGCTCGTACGACAGCCTTCTCCCCGGGGACACTCCCCGTGAACATGTGGATGAAgacgaggatgaggaagaggaggacgaagaggggGTCTACATGCTGCCTGACTTGTCCCAGGATCCTGCCTCTTCTTGGATGGCAGAGGATGTTATCGACTTCAGCCCCACCTTCCTGGAGGAAAGTGGACCAGTAGGCCTGGGGAACAGTGTACTTCCAGGCGGCACAGAGTCCCCACCTgctgccacgccccctcccTACCGCTGCCTTAGTCACCAGGGCCAAGCCTGCTCCAGCAGCCAGCGCTCAGTCACAGAAGACCCCGACTCTGTCCTCATGCAGTCGGAGGCTGCAGCGCGCAGAAGTCTTATTTTGGCTGCCACGGCCCCACCCGTGCAAGTTGTCTGCCATCACAGGCCCTCAGCGATACAGTCCTCCTCTGCTCAGTCGGCAGAGGCCAATCTGAGCCCTTCCCACAGCCAGACTCCCTCGGCTGCTGCGCCCTCCTCGCAGCCTGCTCCAGAGAGACGCTCCTTCACTCGCAAAGTGGTGCATGCCTTGTCTCCCAAAGCCCCAAAGTCACCTCCACTGGACATCTCTGACCCAATCGCCATCAGTGTGCCTGCTAAG GTCCTGGAGATGATTGGTGGGCGAGCTGGGGAACTTCAGCCAAACACTCACAGTGGCGGAGCTACTCAGCCACCTCAGATGATCTCCATGCTGCTGAGGTCATGTGATTTCCAGCTCACTGAGAGCTGTCAGCAGGAGATCTGCAGCAAGCTTGGTCCTGAGGCCAAGATCAAGGTCCCGG GCTTTCTGGGTCCAACTGGTGTCCCACTTCCCTCCCAGcagcctccccctcctccacccaaGAACCCAGCACGGCTCATGGCTCTGGCTCTGACTGAGAGTGCCAACAAAGCCTTGCGCCAGGGCCCTTCACCTCCCTATCGACCCCCACAGACCAGGGCATCAGACACAGCAGGAGCTCCCTTCCAGAGGTCTCTTTCTGCAGATGCAAGGGAACTGCTGTCCTCTGATCCCAATCAGCTCTACTCCACAGTCCGACCCCTGTCTGTGTGGACCAATGAGGCCACTGCAGCAGAAACAGATGCGGAACAGGAGCAAGATGAGAAGTCTCCAGCGGCACAG GACACTGGTACTCTTTCTTCTTCGGCCTCAGTTTCTGATTCTGGTGCATCCAATTCTGAGCTATCTGCTGGTAGTTCCTTTGGAGATGGTGATCAGACACCCAGTCCAATCTATAAGAACCAAAATCTGCCAACCCCAGCTCAGATGCGTCCTCCTAAATCAGGTCTTTCTGACATCCCATCACAGAGGAAGCCTCCAGCCTACTCTCGTCAGTTCTCTGCCCCGCATCTCCAGCAGCAGAAACTGGCTTCCCAGGGTAGCCAGTCAAAGCCCCTTGCACAACCACAGTCACAGCTTCTCCACTCTAAGTCTGAGGGCTCCCCTCTTGCCCAGATCCATGCCTTCCAGCCTACACGTCCCAAAGTACCCCCTAAGCCCTTAGATCCAGCCCCACAACGAGCTCCACTGTCTAAGACAGACCGACATGATTACATGCGACGTTCTTTAGATGCTGGGCGCATCCGACACTTGGGGAACCAGCAGCAAGGGAACCCGCCTCTTTCCAGGGCCTTCTCTGAGcgcatcagtggcacctctgacGCTCTTGCCCGCTACCATGCTGCCAGATTAGCTAGCCAGTCTATGTCAGCACCTCTGCAGCTGCAGATCCACCCTGTCATTGCATCCTCCTCAGATGACCAGAGCAAAATGGAGAACTTCTACTACGAGATTGGTGCTCCTGAACATCCTCAAGCAGCACCTCCAAGCTATGCCCATCACAGCTATTTAAATATGAGGCTAGATCAGGAAGGTAACTACAGGCCTGCTCCCACCGAGTCTGTGAGCCAAAGGCCACACAATAGAGGCCACCATTACCCCCACCAATTCCAGAATCCAGGAAGCAGTAGAGCACCACAGCTGTGGTCTTCAGAAGCCACAAGAGCTTGGGCAGCAGCCCATTCACATTCATTCTCCTTCTCCCACTCTCACTCTCACCATCAGCACCACCCCTCTCTGGATGGCTCACCAGGCCTCCACGGTCCGGCTCGCCCACAGCGCCAGACATCATCCTCTGTCAGGCTCTCTCGCAGTGAGCTACATCCCATTCCAGCCAACACAGGGCTGGGCTCCTCTTCTGCTATGGTTCCCCTCTCGGTGCACCAGCGCAGCCTCCACCGATCACAACATTCTCCTTCTTCAGACCTTACCGCCTCCCAGCTCCACCCCTATTTTGAGAATGGCAAGGTGTGCTACCGTTACTTTGAGGCCTCCACGCCTGATGAATCGCTAATGAACCAGCATCTCTCAGCAAAGCCACTCCACTTCCAGCAGACTCAGCCCTCACCTCCAAGAGCACAAAAGCCTCTGTCCAAGGATCAGCCAGAGCCCATATATGTCAACTTTCCCATTGCCAGTCCTCTAGGTGCTAGTGGAATTGCCAAAAGCTGGGTGACTTCCAACCTTGATGAATATTCTGCACAGTTGTCTGAACCACTGGCCCCACCCCCTGAACCTCCACCAGAGGACAAGCAGGAGTCTCCATGCCacacccctgagcaagaaagaaCTGAGTCTGGCCTTGACAGCTCAGGTCAAAATACCACAGCCCCAGACACACGGTCTTTGGACCTCCCATTGTCAACATCTGCTGCATCTCACTTCCGAAGTCATTCTGACCCACAAAATTCCAATTCAGCACACAGCCAGAGTTTAACAGGGAAGGATATTGCTTCCTTGTTGATTGAGAAATTAGCTGAGGATGAACAAGAGGGTCCCAGTGCTGATACCTCCTCAAACTCATCTTCCCCCCAGATAGACCACCCTCCAAACCCTTACCCAAGTCAACAGCAACATCCAACATACAACATCTATACCCGTACACCCTCCCGTAGCCACTTTGAAGGCCAAGGGTCAGTCAAAGAAGGCACAGGTGGTTTCCATCGACAGGACCCCCTTAGAAGATCCTCCAGTGGTCAGTACCGTCAAGTGTTTGATGTTATGCCATCTGGTGATCAAGTTCTGAAATTTTATCGAACCCAAGACTTTATTCCTGTCTCTCAAGGAGATGGTACAACTCCTAACCCCTATCCGCCCAGGCCAAATTATCAGGAGCCGCCTTACTCCAATCGAAGTCCTCCAGATACTCACACTGTTTACCCAGATGCACCCCATGCCACCACATCTCCCACAGCAGCCTTCTCAAACTTGGCAATCAGAGCACCAAGGAGACATGGGAATCTGCCCAGTGAATTCCAGTATAGTCAGTTCCCAGTCCAATCCAGCCCCCAGTACCAGAATGCACCCCGCCGAGATGTTGTTCTGGATCCCTCACAGCGACCTCCAAGTGTCAGGAATCAGAGAGGGCTGGCACGACAAGGCAGCCTCCCTGGACCAAACTGGACAATACGTACTGAGGGACAAACCCGCAGCTACTGCTGA
- the arhgap33 gene encoding rho GTPase-activating protein 32 isoform X1, whose amino-acid sequence MKRERARSTDNLDSSGEPTTRSVGTTANLKGKMSKRLSVVKGHFPKLVDCAHFHYENVDFGSIELQFASEQNDASWTSGSAKDLVFLVQVSCQGKTWMVRRTYEEFRTLDAHLHQCIYDRRYSQLLPLPPRSELGDKAEIFTPLLSEYLSRLSMIVDNKLNCGPVLTWMEIDNHGNRFLLKEEASLNVPAIAAAHVIKRYTAQASDEISIEVGDILSVIDMPPKEDTTWWRGKHGFQVGFFPSECVELINEKLPQSVNAPAAKLECDPLSTKPSSAAGPSSPTSVLQPWFLKFSVSKKHGKLMGFLRTFMKSRPTKQKLKQRGILKERVFGCDLGEHLLNSGCDVPQVLMSCSEFIEKHGIVDGIYRHSGVSSNIQKLRHEFDSENVPDLTKDVYMQDIHCVGSLCKLYFRELPNPLLTYQLYDKFADCMGEMTEDERMVKVHDVIQQLPPPHYRTLEYLIRHLSHLATQSEETNMHVKNLAIVWAPNLLRSKEIEVVGFSGTDAFREVRIQSVVVEFLLTNVDVLFSDTFTSVGRFSAGRQSLTRPKSFVSTRLLSIEEAQARSQAPLMLQGAPLSLQGEFHTVLDLPAERRKRGLKVRKSAGGSWKTFFAIGKQAGSSRRKPMRISSLFQPAISHAGCRVDNVTLRSAKSEESLSSQHSGAGQSKVQRLRRPRSSSDGLALAASVEPPLLPQRPPSRLPSSRSYDSLLPGDTPREHVDEDEDEEEEDEEGVYMLPDLSQDPASSWMAEDVIDFSPTFLEESGPVGLGNSVLPGGTESPPAATPPPYRCLSHQGQACSSSQRSVTEDPDSVLMQSEAAARRSLILAATAPPVQVVCHHRPSAIQSSSAQSAEANLSPSHSQTPSAAAPSSQPAPERRSFTRKVVHALSPKAPKSPPLDISDPIAISVPAKVLEMIGGRAGELQPNTHSGGATQPPQMISMLLRSCDFQLTESCQQEICSKLGPEAKIKVPGFLGPTGVPLPSQQPPPPPPKNPARLMALALTESANKALRQGPSPPYRPPQTRASDTAGAPFQRSLSADARELLSSDPNQLYSTVRPLSVWTNEATAAETDAEQEQDEKSPAAQDTGTLSSSASVSDSGASNSELSAGSSFGDGDQTPSPIYKNQNLPTPAQMRPPKSGLSDIPSQRKPPAYSRQFSAPHLQQQKLASQGSQSKPLAQPQSQLLHSKSEGSPLAQIHAFQPTRPKVPPKPLDPAPQRAPLSKTDRHDYMRRSLDAGRIRHLGNQQQGNPPLSRAFSERISGTSDALARYHAARLASQSMSAPLQLQIHPVIASSSDDQSKMENFYYEIGAPEHPQAAPPSYAHHSYLNMRLDQEGNYRPAPTESVSQRPHNRGHHYPHQFQNPGSSRAPQLWSSEATRAWAAAHSHSFSFSHSHSHHQHHPSLDGSPGLHGPARPQRQTSSSVRLSRSELHPIPANTGLGSSSAMVPLSVHQRSLHRSQHSPSSDLTASQLHPYFENGKVCYRYFEASTPDESLMNQHLSAKPLHFQQTQPSPPRAQKPLSKDQPEPIYVNFPIASPLGASGIAKSWVTSNLDEYSAQLSEPLAPPPEPPPEDKQESPCHTPEQERTESGLDSSGQNTTAPDTRSLDLPLSTSAASHFRSHSDPQNSNSAHSQSLTGKDIASLLIEKLAEDEQEGPSADTSSNSSSPQIDHPPNPYPSQQQHPTYNIYTRTPSRSHFEGQGSVKEGTGGFHRQDPLRRSSSGQYRQVFDVMPSGDQVLKFYRTQDFIPVSQGDGTTPNPYPPRPNYQEPPYSNRSPPDTHTVYPDAPHATTSPTAAFSNLAIRAPRRHGNLPSEFQYSQFPVQSSPQYQNAPRRDVVLDPSQRPPSVRNQRGLARQGSLPGPNWTIRTEGQTRSYC is encoded by the exons atgaaacgtgagaga GCCCGGAGCACCGATAATCTGGATAGTTCCGGGGAGCCCACTACACGCTCGGTGGGCACCACTGCCAACTTGAAGGGGAAGATGAGCAAAAG GCTGTCTGTTGTGAAAGGCCACTTCCCCAAACTTGTTGACTGTGCCCACTTCCACTATGAGAATGTTGATTTTGGTTCCATTGAG TTGCAGTTCGCCAGTGAGCAGAACGATGCCAGCTGGACATCAGGCTCTGCCAAAGACCTGGTTTTCCTGGTGCAGGTGTCCTGCCAG GGTAAGACGTGGATGGTGCGCCGGACGTATGAGGAGTTTCGAACCCTGGACGCTCACCTGCACCAGTGCATCTACGACCGACGTTACTCACAGCTGCTTCCCCTGCCTCCACGCAGCGAGCTCGGAGACAAGGCTGAG ATCTTCACCCCTCTTCTGTCTGAGTACCTGAGCCGCCTCTCTATGATAGTTGACAACAAGTTGAACTGTGGACCTGTCCTTACATGGATGGAG ATTGACAACCATGGGAACAGGTTCCTGCTGAAAGAAGAGGCATCTCTCAATGTCCCTGCCATAGCTGCTGCTCACGTCATCAAGCGCTACACCGCCCAGGCCAGCGATGAGATCTCCATCGAG GTCGGGGACATTCTGTCTGTCATAGACATGCCACCAAAAGAGGACACCACCTGGTGGCGAGGAAAGCATGGCTTTCAG GTTGGCTTCTTTCCCAGTGAGTGTGTGGAGCTGATCAATGAGAAGCTGCCTCAGTCCGTCAACGCTCCAGCAGCGAAACTAG AGTGTGACCCGCTCAGCACTAAGCCTAGCAGTGCAGCTGGGCCCTCTTCTCCCACATCAG TTCTTCAGCCTTGGTTCCTAAAATTTTCTG TGTCTAAGAAGCACGGCAAGCTGATGGGGTTTCTGCGCACGTTCATGAAGTCCAGGCCCACCAAGCAGAAGCTGAAACAGCGTGGCATCCTGAAGGAGCGAGTGTTTGGCTGCGACCTCGGGGAGCATCTGCTCAATTCTGGATGCGACG TTCCTCAGGTTCTCATGAGCTGCTCAGAGTTCATAGAGAAGCATGGCATTGTGGATGGGATTTACAGGCACTCTGGTGTGTCCTCCAATATCCAGAAGCTCAG gcATGAATTTGACAGTGAGAATGTTCCAGACCTGACTAAGGATGTGTATATGCAGGACATCCACTGCGTCGGCTCATTGTGCAAGCTCTACTTCCGAGAGCTGCCCAACCCCCTCCTGACCTATCAGCTGTATGACAAGTTTGCG GACTGCATGGGGGAGATGACCGAGGATGAGCGCATGGTCAAAGTTCACGATGTCATTCAGCAGCTTCCACCACCTCACTACAG gACGCTGGAATATCTCATCAGGCACTTGTCACATCTGGCCACCCAGAGTGAGGAAACCAACATGCATGTAAAGAACCTGGCAATAGTGTGGGCCCCCAATCTGCTCAG GTCAAAGGAGATAGAAGTTGTGGGGTTCAGTGGAACAGATGCTTTTCGGGAGGTGCGGATCCAGTCGGTTGTGGTTGAGTTTCTCCTAACCAATGTAGACGTTCTGTTCAGTGACACCTTCACCTCTGTGGGACGGTTTAGTGCAG GACGTCAGTCTTTAACCAGGCCCAAATCCTTTGTATCGACCCGACTGCTGTCCATTGAGGAGGCTCAGGCTCGGTCCCAAGCCCCACTCATGCTGCAGGGGGCGCCATTGTCCTTGCAGGGCGAGTTTCACACAGTGTTGGACTTGCCTGCGGAAAG GCGAAAGAGGGGATTGAAGGTGCGGAAGTCTGCTGGAGGAAGCTGGAAGACTTTCTTTGCTATTGGCAAGCAGGCAGGGTCCAGCCGCCGTAAACCCATGAGGATCAGTTCTCTGTTCCAGCCTGCTATCTCGCACGCCG GCTGCCGGGTGGATAATGTGACCTTGCGATCAGCTAAGAGTGAGGAATCGTTATCCTCCCAGCACAGTGGAGCAG GTCAGTCTAAGGTGCAGCGCCTGCGCAGGCCTCGCTCCAGCAGTGATGGTCTCGCTCTGGCAGCCTCTGTCGAGCCGCCATTGTTACCACAGCGCCCTCCCTCTCGCCTGCCCTCCAGCCGCTCGTACGACAGCCTTCTCCCCGGGGACACTCCCCGTGAACATGTGGATGAAgacgaggatgaggaagaggaggacgaagaggggGTCTACATGCTGCCTGACTTGTCCCAGGATCCTGCCTCTTCTTGGATGGCAGAGGATGTTATCGACTTCAGCCCCACCTTCCTGGAGGAAAGTGGACCAGTAGGCCTGGGGAACAGTGTACTTCCAGGCGGCACAGAGTCCCCACCTgctgccacgccccctcccTACCGCTGCCTTAGTCACCAGGGCCAAGCCTGCTCCAGCAGCCAGCGCTCAGTCACAGAAGACCCCGACTCTGTCCTCATGCAGTCGGAGGCTGCAGCGCGCAGAAGTCTTATTTTGGCTGCCACGGCCCCACCCGTGCAAGTTGTCTGCCATCACAGGCCCTCAGCGATACAGTCCTCCTCTGCTCAGTCGGCAGAGGCCAATCTGAGCCCTTCCCACAGCCAGACTCCCTCGGCTGCTGCGCCCTCCTCGCAGCCTGCTCCAGAGAGACGCTCCTTCACTCGCAAAGTGGTGCATGCCTTGTCTCCCAAAGCCCCAAAGTCACCTCCACTGGACATCTCTGACCCAATCGCCATCAGTGTGCCTGCTAAG GTCCTGGAGATGATTGGTGGGCGAGCTGGGGAACTTCAGCCAAACACTCACAGTGGCGGAGCTACTCAGCCACCTCAGATGATCTCCATGCTGCTGAGGTCATGTGATTTCCAGCTCACTGAGAGCTGTCAGCAGGAGATCTGCAGCAAGCTTGGTCCTGAGGCCAAGATCAAGGTCCCGG GCTTTCTGGGTCCAACTGGTGTCCCACTTCCCTCCCAGcagcctccccctcctccacccaaGAACCCAGCACGGCTCATGGCTCTGGCTCTGACTGAGAGTGCCAACAAAGCCTTGCGCCAGGGCCCTTCACCTCCCTATCGACCCCCACAGACCAGGGCATCAGACACAGCAGGAGCTCCCTTCCAGAGGTCTCTTTCTGCAGATGCAAGGGAACTGCTGTCCTCTGATCCCAATCAGCTCTACTCCACAGTCCGACCCCTGTCTGTGTGGACCAATGAGGCCACTGCAGCAGAAACAGATGCGGAACAGGAGCAAGATGAGAAGTCTCCAGCGGCACAG GACACTGGTACTCTTTCTTCTTCGGCCTCAGTTTCTGATTCTGGTGCATCCAATTCTGAGCTATCTGCTGGTAGTTCCTTTGGAGATGGTGATCAGACACCCAGTCCAATCTATAAGAACCAAAATCTGCCAACCCCAGCTCAGATGCGTCCTCCTAAATCAGGTCTTTCTGACATCCCATCACAGAGGAAGCCTCCAGCCTACTCTCGTCAGTTCTCTGCCCCGCATCTCCAGCAGCAGAAACTGGCTTCCCAGGGTAGCCAGTCAAAGCCCCTTGCACAACCACAGTCACAGCTTCTCCACTCTAAGTCTGAGGGCTCCCCTCTTGCCCAGATCCATGCCTTCCAGCCTACACGTCCCAAAGTACCCCCTAAGCCCTTAGATCCAGCCCCACAACGAGCTCCACTGTCTAAGACAGACCGACATGATTACATGCGACGTTCTTTAGATGCTGGGCGCATCCGACACTTGGGGAACCAGCAGCAAGGGAACCCGCCTCTTTCCAGGGCCTTCTCTGAGcgcatcagtggcacctctgacGCTCTTGCCCGCTACCATGCTGCCAGATTAGCTAGCCAGTCTATGTCAGCACCTCTGCAGCTGCAGATCCACCCTGTCATTGCATCCTCCTCAGATGACCAGAGCAAAATGGAGAACTTCTACTACGAGATTGGTGCTCCTGAACATCCTCAAGCAGCACCTCCAAGCTATGCCCATCACAGCTATTTAAATATGAGGCTAGATCAGGAAGGTAACTACAGGCCTGCTCCCACCGAGTCTGTGAGCCAAAGGCCACACAATAGAGGCCACCATTACCCCCACCAATTCCAGAATCCAGGAAGCAGTAGAGCACCACAGCTGTGGTCTTCAGAAGCCACAAGAGCTTGGGCAGCAGCCCATTCACATTCATTCTCCTTCTCCCACTCTCACTCTCACCATCAGCACCACCCCTCTCTGGATGGCTCACCAGGCCTCCACGGTCCGGCTCGCCCACAGCGCCAGACATCATCCTCTGTCAGGCTCTCTCGCAGTGAGCTACATCCCATTCCAGCCAACACAGGGCTGGGCTCCTCTTCTGCTATGGTTCCCCTCTCGGTGCACCAGCGCAGCCTCCACCGATCACAACATTCTCCTTCTTCAGACCTTACCGCCTCCCAGCTCCACCCCTATTTTGAGAATGGCAAGGTGTGCTACCGTTACTTTGAGGCCTCCACGCCTGATGAATCGCTAATGAACCAGCATCTCTCAGCAAAGCCACTCCACTTCCAGCAGACTCAGCCCTCACCTCCAAGAGCACAAAAGCCTCTGTCCAAGGATCAGCCAGAGCCCATATATGTCAACTTTCCCATTGCCAGTCCTCTAGGTGCTAGTGGAATTGCCAAAAGCTGGGTGACTTCCAACCTTGATGAATATTCTGCACAGTTGTCTGAACCACTGGCCCCACCCCCTGAACCTCCACCAGAGGACAAGCAGGAGTCTCCATGCCacacccctgagcaagaaagaaCTGAGTCTGGCCTTGACAGCTCAGGTCAAAATACCACAGCCCCAGACACACGGTCTTTGGACCTCCCATTGTCAACATCTGCTGCATCTCACTTCCGAAGTCATTCTGACCCACAAAATTCCAATTCAGCACACAGCCAGAGTTTAACAGGGAAGGATATTGCTTCCTTGTTGATTGAGAAATTAGCTGAGGATGAACAAGAGGGTCCCAGTGCTGATACCTCCTCAAACTCATCTTCCCCCCAGATAGACCACCCTCCAAACCCTTACCCAAGTCAACAGCAACATCCAACATACAACATCTATACCCGTACACCCTCCCGTAGCCACTTTGAAGGCCAAGGGTCAGTCAAAGAAGGCACAGGTGGTTTCCATCGACAGGACCCCCTTAGAAGATCCTCCAGTGGTCAGTACCGTCAAGTGTTTGATGTTATGCCATCTGGTGATCAAGTTCTGAAATTTTATCGAACCCAAGACTTTATTCCTGTCTCTCAAGGAGATGGTACAACTCCTAACCCCTATCCGCCCAGGCCAAATTATCAGGAGCCGCCTTACTCCAATCGAAGTCCTCCAGATACTCACACTGTTTACCCAGATGCACCCCATGCCACCACATCTCCCACAGCAGCCTTCTCAAACTTGGCAATCAGAGCACCAAGGAGACATGGGAATCTGCCCAGTGAATTCCAGTATAGTCAGTTCCCAGTCCAATCCAGCCCCCAGTACCAGAATGCACCCCGCCGAGATGTTGTTCTGGATCCCTCACAGCGACCTCCAAGTGTCAGGAATCAGAGAGGGCTGGCACGACAAGGCAGCCTCCCTGGACCAAACTGGACAATACGTACTGAGGGACAAACCCGCAGCTACTGCTGA